The Heyndrickxia vini genome contains a region encoding:
- the sucA gene encoding 2-oxoglutarate dehydrogenase E1 component: MKQQASKGFWESFSGPNLGYVMEVYEKYVNDPESVDPEMRALFEEWGAPAISEEGLSTHGQADISFQLPTNPTVFSKMVAAVKLADNIRTYGHLAADINPLNDRNKDTRRIELSEFDLTEEDLINIPASFICPDAPSSVKNGLDAINHLKTVYTNKMAFEFYQVHDLEEKNWLQRTVESGKILLNLSKDQKINILKRLSEVEGFEKFLHRTFVGQKRFSIEGLDTLVPMMDQIISSSVQTGARTVNIGMAHRGRLNVLAHILEKPYELIFAEFQHAPNKDLIPSEGSIGITYGWTGDVKYHLGADRRVKAESTASTRIVLANNPSHLEVASPIVEGYTRAAQEQRDTSGYPKQDHDNSYAILVHGDAAFPGQGIVPETLNMSRLKGFNTGGSIHIIANNMIGFTTESYDSRSTTYASDTAKGFEIPIIHVNADDPEAVVAAASFAYEYRRRFHKDFLIDLVGYRRFGHNEMDEPMTTNPMMYHIVHKHPTVLAMYADQLVNEGVVTKEEVASIEQEVQDKLKAAYDKVPKKEEDPDIVMNPPEFVANGFPKIATAVEKEELKALNSELLNWPEDFHAFKKLAKILKRRENVFEGEGKIDWAHAETLAFASILKDGTPIRFTGQDSQRGTFAQRNLVLHDEKTGEEYIPLHHIKEAKSSFVVYNSPLTEAAVVGYEYGYNVFSPETLVLWEAQFGDFANMAQVMFDQFITAGRAKWGQKSGLVMLLPHGYEGQGPEHSSARLERFLQLAAENNWTVANLSTAGQYFHILRRQAAMLEKNEIRPLVIVTPKSLLRHPLASVDGEELTNGKFMPVLEQKGLDHKPEKVERIILCSGKIAIDFEERIKDEEIDWAHILRVEELYPFPETEIKEIIGKHKNLKELVWVQEEPKNMGGWTFADPYLRDLAPKGVNVKYVGRPRRSSPSEGDPIVHKKEQNRILNEALTK; this comes from the coding sequence ATGAAACAACAAGCATCAAAAGGATTTTGGGAAAGTTTCTCAGGCCCAAACCTTGGTTATGTTATGGAAGTTTACGAAAAATACGTAAACGATCCGGAAAGTGTAGATCCGGAAATGAGAGCACTTTTTGAAGAGTGGGGAGCACCTGCTATTTCTGAAGAAGGCTTATCAACACATGGGCAGGCTGATATATCGTTCCAATTGCCAACTAACCCTACAGTATTTAGTAAAATGGTTGCTGCTGTAAAATTAGCTGACAATATTCGTACCTATGGACATTTAGCAGCAGACATTAATCCGTTAAACGATCGTAATAAGGATACACGTAGAATTGAATTATCAGAGTTCGATTTAACTGAGGAAGATCTAATCAATATTCCTGCATCGTTTATTTGTCCGGATGCACCTTCTAGTGTGAAGAATGGTTTAGATGCTATAAATCATTTGAAAACGGTTTATACAAATAAAATGGCTTTTGAATTTTATCAAGTCCATGATTTAGAGGAAAAAAATTGGTTACAACGTACAGTTGAATCTGGCAAAATACTTTTAAACCTTTCGAAAGACCAAAAAATCAATATCTTAAAAAGATTATCTGAAGTAGAAGGATTTGAGAAATTCCTTCATCGCACATTTGTTGGGCAAAAGCGTTTCTCAATTGAAGGATTAGATACATTAGTCCCAATGATGGATCAAATTATTAGTTCTTCTGTTCAGACAGGAGCGAGAACTGTAAATATAGGAATGGCGCATAGAGGACGCTTAAATGTTTTAGCGCATATTCTTGAAAAACCATATGAACTTATTTTTGCAGAATTCCAGCATGCACCTAATAAAGATTTAATCCCATCCGAGGGTTCTATTGGAATTACTTATGGTTGGACAGGAGATGTAAAATACCACCTTGGAGCTGATCGCCGTGTTAAGGCTGAAAGCACAGCAAGCACACGTATTGTTCTAGCAAATAATCCAAGTCACTTAGAAGTAGCTAGCCCAATTGTAGAAGGATATACGAGAGCAGCTCAGGAACAACGAGATACTTCAGGATATCCTAAACAGGATCATGATAATTCTTATGCAATATTAGTACATGGTGATGCAGCATTTCCTGGACAAGGAATTGTACCTGAAACGTTAAATATGAGCAGACTTAAAGGATTTAATACTGGCGGTTCAATTCATATTATCGCTAACAATATGATCGGGTTTACTACTGAAAGCTATGACTCACGTTCAACAACATATGCGTCAGATACAGCAAAAGGGTTTGAAATCCCAATTATCCATGTTAATGCTGATGATCCGGAAGCTGTAGTTGCTGCTGCTTCATTTGCGTATGAATATCGCAGAAGATTCCATAAAGACTTCTTAATCGATTTAGTCGGTTATCGTAGATTTGGTCACAATGAAATGGATGAACCAATGACTACAAACCCAATGATGTATCATATCGTTCATAAACATCCGACTGTTCTCGCTATGTATGCAGATCAACTGGTTAATGAAGGTGTAGTTACTAAAGAAGAAGTAGCTTCAATTGAACAAGAAGTTCAAGATAAATTGAAAGCTGCGTATGATAAAGTTCCGAAAAAAGAAGAGGATCCAGATATTGTTATGAATCCACCGGAATTTGTAGCAAACGGATTTCCTAAAATAGCGACGGCTGTTGAAAAAGAAGAACTTAAGGCTTTAAATTCAGAGTTATTAAATTGGCCTGAAGATTTTCATGCATTTAAAAAGCTGGCAAAAATTTTAAAACGTCGTGAAAATGTATTTGAAGGTGAAGGTAAAATTGATTGGGCACACGCAGAAACATTAGCCTTTGCATCCATTCTTAAGGACGGAACACCAATCCGTTTCACGGGCCAAGATTCGCAGCGCGGTACATTTGCTCAACGTAACTTAGTATTACATGATGAAAAAACTGGGGAAGAATATATTCCTCTTCATCATATTAAAGAAGCTAAGTCATCATTTGTTGTTTATAACAGTCCATTAACTGAAGCAGCAGTTGTTGGTTATGAATACGGATATAATGTATTTTCACCGGAGACTCTCGTGTTATGGGAAGCCCAATTTGGTGACTTTGCTAATATGGCACAAGTAATGTTTGACCAGTTTATCACTGCGGGTAGAGCGAAATGGGGACAAAAGTCTGGTCTAGTAATGCTTTTACCACATGGATATGAAGGTCAGGGACCTGAACATTCAAGTGCACGATTAGAAAGGTTCTTACAATTAGCTGCTGAAAATAACTGGACAGTCGCTAATCTTTCAACAGCAGGCCAGTACTTCCACATTCTACGTCGTCAGGCAGCAATGTTGGAGAAAAATGAAATTCGCCCACTAGTAATTGTGACACCTAAGAGCTTGCTACGTCATCCACTGGCATCAGTAGATGGAGAAGAACTAACTAATGGCAAATTTATGCCAGTTCTTGAGCAAAAAGGATTAGATCATAAACCAGAAAAAGTGGAAAGAATTATTTTATGCAGCGGTAAAATTGCCATTGATTTCGAAGAACGCATTAAAGATGAGGAAATAGATTGGGCACACATTTTACGTGTAGAGGAGCTCTATCCTTTCCCTGAAACTGAAATCAAGGAAATAATTGGTAAACACAAAAACCTAAAAGAACTTGTTTGGGTTCAAGAAGAGCCTAAAAATATGGGTGGTTGGACATTTGCTGATCCATATTTAAGAGATCTTGCTCCAAAAGGGGTAAATGTTAAATATGTTGGACGTCCAAGACGTTCAAGTCCTTCTGAGGGAGATCCAATCGTTCATAAGAAAGAGCAAAATCGTATTTTAAACGAAGCATTAACAAAATAG
- the odhB gene encoding 2-oxoglutarate dehydrogenase complex dihydrolipoyllysine-residue succinyltransferase — translation MAEIKVPELAESITEGTIAGWLKQPGDRVEKGEYIVELETDKVNVEVISEEAGVIQELKAEEGDTVQVGQVIAIVSESGEAAAPAPAKEEKAPEAKTEAPKQESAKVEVSDSDKKERTIASPAARKLAREKGIDLSAVSTIDPMGRVRVQDVEAHSNQPKAEAKSAAPKQAAPVSQEDGKPVEVVRMSRRRQTIAKRLLEVKQNTAMLTTFNEIDMTAVMELRKRKKDKFQEDHNGTRLGFMSFFTKAVVAALKKYPAVNSEIIGTDLVLKKYYDIGVAVSTDEGLVVPVVRDCDRKNFAEIEADIAGFAKKARDNKLSLGDLQGGTFTITNGGVFGSLFSTPIINGTQVGILGMHTIQKRPVAVGDNVEIRPMMYIALSYDHRVIDGSEAVGFLVTVKKLLENPEDLLLEV, via the coding sequence GTGGCTGAAATAAAAGTGCCAGAGTTAGCTGAATCTATTACAGAAGGAACCATCGCAGGATGGTTAAAACAACCAGGAGACCGCGTCGAAAAAGGCGAATATATTGTTGAATTAGAAACAGATAAGGTCAATGTTGAGGTAATTTCTGAAGAAGCAGGAGTTATCCAAGAACTAAAAGCAGAAGAAGGAGATACAGTTCAGGTTGGACAAGTTATTGCCATTGTATCTGAATCTGGTGAAGCGGCAGCTCCAGCTCCTGCAAAGGAAGAAAAAGCACCAGAAGCAAAAACTGAAGCACCGAAACAGGAAAGTGCAAAGGTTGAAGTTTCAGATTCCGATAAGAAAGAACGTACAATTGCTTCACCTGCTGCACGCAAGCTTGCACGTGAAAAAGGAATTGATTTAAGTGCAGTTTCTACAATTGATCCTATGGGTCGTGTACGTGTACAAGATGTGGAAGCACATTCAAATCAACCAAAGGCTGAAGCTAAATCTGCTGCGCCTAAACAAGCTGCACCAGTATCACAGGAAGATGGGAAGCCAGTAGAAGTGGTTCGTATGTCTCGTCGCCGTCAAACAATTGCAAAACGTTTATTGGAAGTTAAACAAAATACAGCAATGTTAACAACTTTTAATGAAATTGATATGACTGCAGTTATGGAGCTTCGTAAACGTAAAAAAGATAAATTCCAAGAAGATCATAATGGAACTCGACTTGGTTTCATGTCATTCTTTACTAAAGCAGTAGTTGCTGCATTGAAGAAATATCCAGCTGTAAATTCAGAAATCATTGGAACAGATTTAGTATTAAAAAAATACTATGACATTGGTGTAGCGGTTTCAACTGATGAAGGACTTGTTGTACCAGTTGTTCGAGATTGCGATCGCAAGAATTTCGCTGAAATCGAAGCAGATATTGCTGGATTTGCCAAAAAAGCAAGAGACAATAAATTATCCCTTGGAGATTTGCAAGGAGGCACATTTACAATCACAAATGGTGGTGTGTTTGGTTCATTGTTCTCAACACCAATTATTAATGGTACTCAAGTAGGTATCCTTGGTATGCACACAATTCAAAAACGCCCAGTTGCAGTAGGAGATAATGTTGAAATTCGTCCAATGATGTATATTGCATTATCTTATGACCACCGTGTTATTGATGGTAGTGAAGCTGTTGGATTCTTAGTAACTGTTAAAAAATTACTCGAAAATCCAGAAGACTTATTATTAGAAGTTTAA
- the sda gene encoding sporulation histidine kinase inhibitor Sda codes for MKIMSNEMLVAAYRDAEKKGQEREWIKVLKNELLKRGLTPYK; via the coding sequence ATGAAAATCATGAGTAATGAAATGTTGGTAGCTGCCTATCGAGACGCTGAAAAAAAAGGTCAAGAACGTGAGTGGATAAAGGTTTTGAAAAATGAATTATTAAAGCGAGGATTAACACCTTATAAATAA
- a CDS encoding AMP-binding protein produces MSSLLNITVGELLKQKAELHPDHEAVIYADRDLRLSYKEFDDQCNLVAKGLMNLGINKNDHIAIWATNTPEWLTCQFATGKMGGVLVTVNTNYRTSELEYLLRQSDSETIILMEKYRTASYIDMIYEICPELKDSEAGKLNSARLPKLKNVIVMGDNHYPGTYNWKELLSFGREVSNEELEQRLQSLDPNDVINMQYTSGTTGFPKGVMLSHNNIVNNGYNIANCMKLTKADRLCIPVPFFHCFGCVLGTMACVSVGATMVPIQEFNPKEVLQTVQDEKCTGLHGVPTMFINELNLADFDNYDLSSLRTGIMAGSNCPIEVMKGVIEKMGATEITIAYGQTESSPVITQTRTNDPIELRVESVGRALPNVEVKIVDPLTNNVVNDGEQGELCTRGYHVMKGYYKNPDATKEAIDEDGWLHTGDLAVMDENGYCRITGRLKDMIIRGGENIYPREIEEFLYTHPKILDVQVIGVPNEKYGEEIMAWIIPKEGESLSYGEVIEYCKDKISHHKIPRYVKLTDQYPMTASGKIQKYLLRKQAIELVDQDLG; encoded by the coding sequence ATGTCATCTTTATTAAACATTACAGTTGGTGAGCTACTTAAGCAAAAGGCAGAATTGCATCCAGACCATGAAGCAGTCATATATGCTGATAGGGATTTACGGTTATCTTATAAAGAGTTTGACGATCAGTGTAATTTAGTTGCAAAAGGGTTAATGAATTTAGGGATAAATAAAAATGATCATATAGCCATTTGGGCAACTAATACACCAGAGTGGCTGACCTGTCAATTTGCTACCGGAAAAATGGGTGGAGTACTCGTAACAGTAAATACAAACTATCGTACATCAGAACTGGAATATTTATTGCGTCAATCCGATTCTGAAACAATAATTTTAATGGAAAAATACCGTACAGCTTCGTATATTGATATGATTTATGAGATATGCCCTGAACTTAAAGATTCAGAGGCGGGAAAATTAAATAGTGCACGTCTTCCAAAATTGAAAAATGTTATTGTGATGGGTGATAATCATTATCCGGGTACATATAATTGGAAGGAGTTATTATCGTTTGGACGTGAGGTATCTAATGAAGAATTAGAACAGCGCTTGCAGTCATTAGACCCAAATGATGTAATAAATATGCAATACACTTCAGGGACTACAGGTTTTCCGAAGGGTGTTATGTTAAGCCACAATAACATTGTAAATAATGGATACAATATTGCCAACTGTATGAAACTAACTAAAGCAGACAGGCTTTGTATTCCTGTACCATTTTTCCATTGTTTCGGTTGTGTCCTAGGTACGATGGCTTGCGTATCAGTGGGAGCAACGATGGTACCGATCCAAGAATTTAATCCTAAAGAGGTTTTACAAACTGTCCAAGATGAGAAATGTACCGGATTACATGGGGTACCCACAATGTTTATCAATGAGTTGAATTTGGCAGATTTTGATAATTATGATTTATCTTCTTTGCGAACTGGAATCATGGCAGGATCAAATTGTCCAATTGAGGTCATGAAAGGCGTAATTGAAAAAATGGGGGCAACCGAAATAACGATTGCTTATGGACAAACTGAATCTTCACCTGTAATTACTCAAACTAGAACGAATGATCCGATAGAGCTAAGAGTGGAATCAGTAGGTAGAGCATTGCCTAATGTAGAAGTGAAAATTGTTGACCCACTTACAAATAATGTAGTAAATGATGGAGAACAAGGTGAATTATGTACGAGGGGTTATCATGTAATGAAAGGATATTATAAAAATCCTGATGCAACGAAAGAGGCAATAGACGAAGATGGATGGCTTCATACTGGTGATTTGGCGGTTATGGATGAAAATGGTTATTGTAGAATTACAGGTAGATTAAAGGATATGATCATTAGGGGTGGGGAAAATATTTACCCAAGAGAAATCGAAGAATTTCTTTACACTCATCCCAAAATTTTAGATGTCCAAGTTATTGGTGTCCCTAATGAAAAATACGGGGAAGAAATAATGGCCTGGATTATTCCTAAAGAAGGAGAAAGCCTTTCATATGGAGAGGTTATTGAATACTGCAAGGATAAAATATCACACCATAAAATTCCACGATATGTTAAACTGACAGATCAGTATCCAATGACTGCATCTGGTAAAATTCAAAAATATCTTTTACGTAAACAAGCTATAGAACTTGTTGATCAGGACTTAGGGTAA
- a CDS encoding serine hydrolase domain-containing protein encodes MSNLSFFDLEKKLKRIRIEGFVIHKGNTRFFEYVKNKKVLEKPTKVYSITKTIVSILIGIMVDKGLLKNIHEPIQNYFPEILESNDPQKKEITIFHLLTMTSGLQVGNFEGSKNWVKFILGQPIIHKPGSTFQYNSGDSHLLSAIIQKISGIPTALFAEKYLFRPLGDSFSRSY; translated from the coding sequence TTGAGTAATTTATCATTTTTTGATTTAGAAAAGAAGCTTAAAAGAATTAGAATAGAAGGCTTTGTAATTCATAAAGGGAATACACGATTCTTCGAATACGTGAAGAATAAAAAGGTGCTAGAAAAGCCTACAAAGGTTTATTCCATTACTAAGACCATTGTTTCTATATTAATTGGAATTATGGTAGATAAAGGGTTATTAAAAAATATTCACGAACCTATTCAAAATTATTTTCCAGAAATATTAGAGTCTAATGATCCGCAAAAGAAAGAAATTACAATATTTCATTTGCTAACCATGACGTCGGGGTTGCAGGTAGGAAATTTCGAAGGATCAAAAAATTGGGTTAAATTCATACTTGGACAACCAATAATACATAAACCAGGTTCAACCTTTCAGTATAATTCAGGAGACTCTCATTTACTAAGTGCGATAATACAAAAAATTTCTGGAATTCCCACCGCTTTATTTGCTGAAAAATATCTATTTCGACCATTAGGAGACTCATTTTCGAGGAGCTATTAG
- a CDS encoding GntR family transcriptional regulator encodes MKSLIDDNRPIFMQIAEKIEDDIINGGLLEESQVPSTNQFASFYQINPATAAKGVNLLVDQGILYKKRGIGMFVVKGARTKLMEKRKEQFFEEYVSKMIHEAKKLGITSKELMDMIKKGEG; translated from the coding sequence ATGAAATCTTTAATCGATGATAATCGTCCTATCTTTATGCAAATTGCTGAGAAAATTGAGGATGACATCATTAATGGAGGGTTACTTGAAGAATCCCAAGTGCCATCCACTAATCAATTTGCTTCCTTTTACCAGATCAATCCGGCAACTGCAGCAAAAGGTGTGAATTTGTTAGTCGATCAAGGAATATTGTACAAAAAACGCGGCATTGGGATGTTTGTCGTGAAGGGGGCTCGTACAAAGCTAATGGAAAAAAGAAAAGAACAGTTTTTTGAGGAGTATGTATCCAAAATGATTCACGAGGCAAAAAAACTAGGAATAACTTCAAAAGAACTGATGGATATGATTAAAAAGGGGGAAGGGTGA
- a CDS encoding ABC transporter ATP-binding protein, translating to MSNVIEVNQLTKAYGNLTAVNDVTFSIEANKIYGLLGRNGAGKTTIMHMITAQLFQTSGEIKVFGDTPYENKNVLSKICFIKESQKYPSTFTVKNVLDVAALLFPNWDQQYAELLIGDFRLPLKRRVKRLSRGMLSSVGIVIGLASRAPLTIFDEPYLGLDAVARSLFYNHLIEDYAEHPRTIILSTHLIDEVNKILEHVIVIDNGKLLINEDADVLRGSATTVTGLAKKVEAFTVGKKVINNNPLGGFHSAIVMGRLEEEDIKQAEAFELELSPVSLQQLIVHLTSGISKDKVVEF from the coding sequence ATGAGTAATGTTATAGAGGTTAATCAACTAACAAAAGCATATGGAAATTTAACTGCAGTTAATGACGTTACATTCTCAATCGAAGCAAACAAAATTTATGGGCTTCTTGGGAGAAATGGAGCAGGAAAAACGACTATTATGCATATGATTACCGCACAACTATTTCAAACTAGCGGAGAAATAAAGGTTTTTGGAGATACTCCATATGAAAACAAAAATGTGTTAAGTAAAATATGTTTCATAAAAGAAAGCCAAAAGTATCCATCTACATTCACCGTTAAAAATGTGTTGGATGTAGCTGCGCTCCTTTTTCCGAATTGGGATCAGCAGTACGCTGAGTTACTGATAGGGGATTTTCGACTTCCATTAAAACGAAGAGTGAAGAGGCTATCAAGAGGGATGCTTTCTTCGGTCGGAATTGTAATCGGCCTAGCCAGTCGCGCACCACTTACAATATTTGATGAGCCTTATTTAGGGCTTGATGCTGTGGCAAGGAGCTTGTTTTATAATCACTTGATTGAAGATTATGCAGAGCATCCGCGTACGATTATCCTCTCTACACATTTGATTGATGAAGTAAACAAAATTTTAGAGCATGTAATAGTGATTGATAATGGAAAACTGCTCATTAACGAGGATGCAGATGTACTGCGAGGAAGTGCCACTACTGTTACAGGATTAGCAAAAAAAGTGGAAGCATTTACAGTCGGTAAAAAGGTTATCAATAATAACCCTTTAGGCGGATTCCATTCTGCTATTGTGATGGGAAGGCTTGAAGAAGAGGACATAAAACAAGCGGAGGCGTTTGAGCTGGAACTTAGTCCAGTTTCATTACAACAGCTGATTGTTCATCTAACTAGTGGAATATCAAAAGACAAGGTGGTGGAATTCTAA
- a CDS encoding PLP-dependent aminotransferase family protein: protein MDMLMFNLDKSTVKPLYEQLYIGIKDAIIHKQIEVGTKLPSKKKLAEFLNISQTTIEIAYAQLMEEGYIRSQPRIGFFVEEFDELPYIEKEPLAMPIEQAVKKNYQFDFHPGKIDAGSFPFSIWRKYAKNLYDFDSRELLQNGDPQGEYALRTEISNYLYQSRGIICKPEQIVIGSGTEQLLPMILKLLGDKLKFALENPGYSAIPRIQLENRALPIPVDEDGLIVDELEKTNANVVYITPSHQFPTGAVLSATRRTQLLNWAAKNENRYIIEDDYDSEFRYKGKPIPALQGMDQNNNVIYISTFTKSLMPSLRVAYFVLPITLVQKYKQTFSFYSATVPRFDQHILADFMRDGYFSKHLNRMRKIYRKKHEKLTEIFDTYYPLISFTGDIAGMHILISVPHAKSEGQLKEIAEKNNIAIYPVSDYLLSPIESKNPTFLFGFGGIPLEQIENGIHQLMKCWGIPKSKKRL from the coding sequence ATGGACATGCTTATGTTTAATTTGGATAAAAGTACGGTAAAGCCATTGTATGAACAGCTATATATCGGAATTAAAGATGCCATTATCCATAAACAAATTGAAGTCGGAACCAAATTGCCTTCTAAAAAAAAATTAGCAGAGTTTTTAAATATCAGCCAAACAACCATTGAAATTGCCTATGCACAGCTTATGGAGGAAGGCTATATAAGATCGCAACCTCGCATTGGTTTTTTTGTCGAAGAATTCGATGAATTACCGTATATTGAAAAAGAGCCTTTAGCTATGCCGATTGAGCAGGCCGTGAAGAAAAATTATCAATTTGATTTCCATCCCGGAAAAATTGATGCCGGTTCATTCCCGTTTTCAATATGGAGGAAATATGCCAAAAATCTATATGATTTTGATTCGAGAGAGCTTTTGCAAAATGGAGACCCGCAAGGAGAATATGCATTAAGAACGGAAATTTCCAACTATCTATATCAATCAAGGGGGATTATTTGCAAGCCGGAACAGATTGTTATCGGTTCAGGAACGGAACAACTCCTTCCAATGATTCTAAAATTACTAGGAGATAAATTAAAATTTGCCCTTGAAAATCCCGGCTATTCAGCAATCCCAAGAATACAATTGGAAAATAGAGCTCTTCCTATTCCGGTTGACGAAGATGGTTTAATTGTGGATGAACTTGAAAAAACAAACGCCAATGTTGTTTACATTACCCCTTCTCACCAATTCCCAACGGGTGCTGTTTTATCGGCAACAAGAAGAACGCAGCTATTAAACTGGGCAGCAAAAAATGAAAATCGCTATATTATTGAAGACGATTACGACAGTGAGTTTCGATATAAAGGAAAACCCATTCCTGCATTACAAGGTATGGACCAAAACAATAATGTCATTTATATAAGCACATTTACCAAATCTTTAATGCCTTCATTACGAGTTGCTTATTTTGTATTACCTATAACATTGGTACAAAAATACAAACAGACATTTAGTTTTTACTCAGCAACCGTACCAAGATTTGATCAACACATTTTAGCTGACTTTATGAGAGATGGCTATTTTTCAAAACATCTAAACAGGATGCGCAAAATTTATCGAAAAAAACATGAAAAATTAACAGAAATATTTGATACGTATTACCCGCTTATCTCATTCACTGGGGACATAGCAGGAATGCACATATTAATTTCTGTACCCCATGCCAAAAGTGAAGGACAGTTAAAAGAGATTGCGGAAAAAAACAATATTGCCATCTATCCGGTAAGCGATTATCTCTTAAGTCCAATTGAATCTAAAAATCCAACTTTTCTATTTGGCTTTGGCGGTATTCCATTGGAGCAAATTGAAAATGGGATTCACCAATTAATGAAATGTTGGGGTATTCCAAAATCAAAAAAGCGATTATAA
- the pdxS gene encoding pyridoxal 5'-phosphate synthase lyase subunit PdxS, with amino-acid sequence MNQVGTERVKRGMAEMQKGGVIMDVVNAEQARIAEAAGAVAVMALERVPSDIRAAGGVARMADPRIVEEVMNAVTIPVMAKARIGHIVEARVLESMGVDYIDESEVLTPADEEFHLLKSDYTVPFVCGCRDLGEAARRIGEGASMLRTKGEPGTGNIVEAVRHIRKVNAQVRRIVGMSTDELMTEAKNLGAPFELLLEIKKLGRLPVVNFAAGGVATPADAALMMELGADGVFVGSGIFKSDTPEKFARAIVEATTHYQDYKLIAEISKELGAPMKGIDIATLDAAERMQERGW; translated from the coding sequence ATGAATCAAGTTGGAACTGAAAGAGTAAAACGTGGCATGGCAGAAATGCAAAAAGGCGGTGTCATTATGGATGTCGTGAATGCGGAACAAGCAAGAATTGCAGAGGCTGCTGGTGCCGTTGCGGTTATGGCTTTAGAGCGGGTGCCATCCGATATTCGTGCAGCTGGGGGAGTAGCGCGTATGGCAGATCCTCGCATTGTAGAGGAAGTGATGAACGCTGTAACCATTCCGGTAATGGCAAAAGCCCGTATTGGCCACATTGTCGAAGCGCGGGTATTAGAATCAATGGGTGTCGATTACATAGATGAAAGTGAAGTATTAACGCCCGCTGATGAAGAATTCCATTTATTAAAAAGCGACTACACTGTACCTTTTGTTTGTGGATGCCGTGATTTGGGCGAAGCTGCCCGCCGTATTGGAGAAGGCGCTTCCATGTTACGGACGAAAGGTGAACCGGGAACAGGAAATATTGTCGAAGCGGTTCGCCATATTCGAAAAGTTAATGCTCAGGTCAGACGCATTGTTGGGATGAGCACAGATGAACTAATGACAGAAGCAAAAAATTTAGGCGCACCATTTGAATTATTACTAGAAATCAAAAAATTAGGCCGGTTGCCGGTTGTCAATTTTGCTGCCGGTGGGGTAGCCACACCTGCTGATGCTGCTTTAATGATGGAACTTGGAGCAGATGGCGTTTTTGTAGGATCCGGTATTTTCAAATCTGATACTCCGGAAAAATTTGCACGTGCTATTGTAGAAGCAACTACACACTATCAAGACTATAAACTGATTGCTGAAATCTCAAAAGAATTAGGTGCACCGATGAAGGGTATTGATATTGCAACACTTGATGCAGCAGAACGTATGCAGGAACGTGGTTGGTAA
- the pdxT gene encoding pyridoxal 5'-phosphate synthase glutaminase subunit PdxT, with protein MLKIGVLALQGAVREHIRQIEELGCEAIPVKSVENLDEIDGLILPGGESTTMRKLMDRYNLLEPIRALAVKGIPMFGTCAGLILLAKDIVGYKMPHLGIMDVEVERNSFGRQVDSFEVELSIREIGEAIPAVFIRAPHIVAAGENVEILAKHEDRIVLAREGHLLGCSFHPELTEDTRIMKYFIEMVRDYN; from the coding sequence ATGCTGAAAATCGGAGTGCTTGCATTACAAGGCGCAGTGAGAGAGCATATTAGACAAATTGAAGAACTTGGTTGTGAGGCCATTCCGGTTAAATCGGTTGAAAATCTAGACGAAATAGATGGTCTTATATTACCTGGCGGAGAAAGTACTACAATGCGTAAACTGATGGACCGTTACAATTTGCTCGAGCCCATTCGCGCTTTAGCCGTCAAAGGAATTCCAATGTTTGGCACATGTGCTGGCCTAATTTTATTAGCAAAAGACATCGTCGGCTATAAAATGCCGCATCTAGGAATAATGGATGTTGAAGTTGAACGAAATTCTTTTGGACGCCAAGTAGATAGTTTTGAAGTGGAACTATCCATTCGAGAAATAGGAGAAGCCATTCCAGCTGTTTTTATCCGGGCACCGCATATCGTGGCTGCAGGTGAAAATGTTGAAATTCTGGCAAAACATGAAGATCGTATTGTTCTAGCTCGCGAAGGCCATTTGTTAGGTTGTTCATTTCATCCTGAGTTAACCGAAGATACCCGAATTATGAAGTATTTTATTGAAATGGTACGGGATTACAATTGA